A genomic window from Brassica oleracea var. oleracea cultivar TO1000 chromosome C8, BOL, whole genome shotgun sequence includes:
- the LOC106312553 gene encoding serine/threonine protein phosphatase 2A 55 kDa regulatory subunit B beta isoform isoform X1, which yields MNGGGGGGDGAASSGGGPPPPLEWRFSQVFGERTAGEEVQEVDIISAIEFDKSGDHLATGDRGGRVVLFERTDNKDNGGSRRDAEQMDYTVRHPEFRYKTEFQSHEPEFDYLKSLEIEEKINKIRWCQPANGALFLLSTNDKTIKYWKVQEKKIKKISEMNIDPSKTPGQPSSSSPPPVVANGVHADPAHDYLSKFSFPPGGLPSLRLPVVVTSLETSLVARCRRVYAHAHDYHINSISNSSDGETFISADDLRVNLWNLEISNQSFNIVDVKPTNMEDLTEVITSAEFHPIHCNMLAYSSSKGSIRLIDMRQSALCDSHTKLFEEPEAPGSRSFFTEIIASISDIKFSKDGRYILSRDYMTLKLWDINMDSGPVASYQVHEHLRPKLCDLYENDSIFDKFECCLSGDGLRVATGSYSNLFRVFGASQGSTEAATLEASKNPMRRQIQTPARPSRTISSMTRMVRRGSESPGAEANGNGYDFTNKLLHMAWHPTENSIACAAANSLYMYYA from the exons ATGAACGGTGGTGGTGGTGGTGGTGACGGTGCTGCTTCTAGTGGTGGTGGTCCTCCTCCGCCTTTAGAGTGGAGATTCTCTCAGGTCTTCGGCGAGCGAACCGCTGGAGAAGAAGTCCAGGAAG TTGACATCATTTCAGCCATTGAATTTGATAAGAGTGGAGACCATCTTGCAACTGGTGACCGTGGGGGTCGAGTAGTTCTTTTTGAGAGGACTGATAACAAAGAT AATGGTGGGTCCAGGAGAGATGCTGAGCAGATGGACTACACAGTTAGGCACCCTGAGTTTCGATATAAAACAGAGTTTCAGAGTCATGAACCAGAG TTTGACTATCTCAAGAGTTTGGAAATAGAGGAGAAAATCAACAAAATCAGGTGGTGTCAGCCAGCTAACGGTGCATTGTTTCTGCTTTCCACAAATGATAAAACCATCAAATATTGGAAG GTACAAGAGAAGAAGATCAAGAAAATTAGTGAAATGAATATTGATCCGTCGAAAACTCCAGGTCAACCGAGTTCAAGTAGCCCTCCTCCAGTAGTTGCTAATGGAGTACATGCTGATCCAGCGCATGACTACCTGAGCAAATTTTCCTTCCCTCCAGGAGGCCTCCCATCTCTGCGTTTGCCTGTGGTA GTGACTAGCCTGGAGACAAGCCTTGTGGCAAGATGCCGAAGAGTGTATGCTCATGCACATGATTACCATATTAATTCAATCTCAAACAGCAG CGATGGAGAAACCTTCATTTCTGCCGATGATCTGCGCGTAAATCTCTGGAATTTGGAAATCAGCAACCAGAGCTTCAACATTGTTGATGTTAAGCCTACAAACATGGAGGACTTAACTG AGGTTATTACATCTGCTGAGTTTCATCCAATCCATTGTAATATGCTCGCATATAGCAGCTCAAAAGGCTCCATCCGTTTGATTGATATGAGGCAATCAGCTCTGTGTGATTCTCATACTAAATT GTTTGAAGAACCGGAAGCGCCTGGTTCCAGATCATTTTTCACAGAGATAATTGCCTCCATTTCAGATATTAAATTTTCAAAAGATGGGAGATACATACTTAGCCGCGATTACATGACCCTCAAG CTGTGGGACATAAACATGGATTCTGGTCCGGTTGCATCTTATCAGGTTCATGAACATCTGAGACCCAAG CTATGCGATCTATATGAAAATGACTCCATCTTTGATAAATTCGAGTGTTGCCTAAGTGGTGATGGATTGAGGGTAGCAACAGGCTCTTACAG CAATCTATTCCGTGTATTTGGAGCGTCTCAAGGAAGTACTGAAGCTGCAACTTTGGAAGCTAGCAAAAACCCTATGAG GAGGCAAATCCAGACACCTGCAAGACCTTCCAGAACTATTAGCAGCATGACACGTATGGTTAGACGAG GATCAGAGAGTCCAGGAGCAGAGGCGAATGGGAACGGATATGACTTCACAAATAAGTTGCTGCACATGGCTTGGCACCCAACAGAGAACTCAATTGCTTGTGCAGCAGCGAACAGCTTGTACATGTACTATGCATGA
- the LOC106312553 gene encoding serine/threonine protein phosphatase 2A 55 kDa regulatory subunit B beta isoform isoform X2 encodes MNGGGGGGDGAASSGGGPPPPLEWRFSQVFGERTAGEEVQEVDIISAIEFDKSGDHLATGDRGGRVVLFERTDNKDNGGSRRDAEQMDYTVRHPEFRYKTEFQSHEPEFDYLKSLEIEEKINKIRWCQPANGALFLLSTNDKTIKYWKVQEKKIKKISEMNIDPSKTPGQPSSSSPPPVVANGVHADPAHDYLSKFSFPPGGLPSLRLPVVTSLETSLVARCRRVYAHAHDYHINSISNSSDGETFISADDLRVNLWNLEISNQSFNIVDVKPTNMEDLTEVITSAEFHPIHCNMLAYSSSKGSIRLIDMRQSALCDSHTKLFEEPEAPGSRSFFTEIIASISDIKFSKDGRYILSRDYMTLKLWDINMDSGPVASYQVHEHLRPKLCDLYENDSIFDKFECCLSGDGLRVATGSYSNLFRVFGASQGSTEAATLEASKNPMRRQIQTPARPSRTISSMTRMVRRGSESPGAEANGNGYDFTNKLLHMAWHPTENSIACAAANSLYMYYA; translated from the exons ATGAACGGTGGTGGTGGTGGTGGTGACGGTGCTGCTTCTAGTGGTGGTGGTCCTCCTCCGCCTTTAGAGTGGAGATTCTCTCAGGTCTTCGGCGAGCGAACCGCTGGAGAAGAAGTCCAGGAAG TTGACATCATTTCAGCCATTGAATTTGATAAGAGTGGAGACCATCTTGCAACTGGTGACCGTGGGGGTCGAGTAGTTCTTTTTGAGAGGACTGATAACAAAGAT AATGGTGGGTCCAGGAGAGATGCTGAGCAGATGGACTACACAGTTAGGCACCCTGAGTTTCGATATAAAACAGAGTTTCAGAGTCATGAACCAGAG TTTGACTATCTCAAGAGTTTGGAAATAGAGGAGAAAATCAACAAAATCAGGTGGTGTCAGCCAGCTAACGGTGCATTGTTTCTGCTTTCCACAAATGATAAAACCATCAAATATTGGAAG GTACAAGAGAAGAAGATCAAGAAAATTAGTGAAATGAATATTGATCCGTCGAAAACTCCAGGTCAACCGAGTTCAAGTAGCCCTCCTCCAGTAGTTGCTAATGGAGTACATGCTGATCCAGCGCATGACTACCTGAGCAAATTTTCCTTCCCTCCAGGAGGCCTCCCATCTCTGCGTTTGCCTGTG GTGACTAGCCTGGAGACAAGCCTTGTGGCAAGATGCCGAAGAGTGTATGCTCATGCACATGATTACCATATTAATTCAATCTCAAACAGCAG CGATGGAGAAACCTTCATTTCTGCCGATGATCTGCGCGTAAATCTCTGGAATTTGGAAATCAGCAACCAGAGCTTCAACATTGTTGATGTTAAGCCTACAAACATGGAGGACTTAACTG AGGTTATTACATCTGCTGAGTTTCATCCAATCCATTGTAATATGCTCGCATATAGCAGCTCAAAAGGCTCCATCCGTTTGATTGATATGAGGCAATCAGCTCTGTGTGATTCTCATACTAAATT GTTTGAAGAACCGGAAGCGCCTGGTTCCAGATCATTTTTCACAGAGATAATTGCCTCCATTTCAGATATTAAATTTTCAAAAGATGGGAGATACATACTTAGCCGCGATTACATGACCCTCAAG CTGTGGGACATAAACATGGATTCTGGTCCGGTTGCATCTTATCAGGTTCATGAACATCTGAGACCCAAG CTATGCGATCTATATGAAAATGACTCCATCTTTGATAAATTCGAGTGTTGCCTAAGTGGTGATGGATTGAGGGTAGCAACAGGCTCTTACAG CAATCTATTCCGTGTATTTGGAGCGTCTCAAGGAAGTACTGAAGCTGCAACTTTGGAAGCTAGCAAAAACCCTATGAG GAGGCAAATCCAGACACCTGCAAGACCTTCCAGAACTATTAGCAGCATGACACGTATGGTTAGACGAG GATCAGAGAGTCCAGGAGCAGAGGCGAATGGGAACGGATATGACTTCACAAATAAGTTGCTGCACATGGCTTGGCACCCAACAGAGAACTCAATTGCTTGTGCAGCAGCGAACAGCTTGTACATGTACTATGCATGA